The Ralstonia sp. RRA DNA segment CTGCCGATCGTTTTCCTTCTTAGTAGTACGAGACGGTGGCGTACGCCTGACGTGCGCCGATCGAGCGGCGTTCACCGCTGACCAGGCGCATCAGTTCATCCTGGCGCGGGCAGACCAGCGCACGCACGCGGGCGTCGTTGGCCAGAATGCGCATCATCAGGTCGCGCTTGCGTTGCAGTTCTTCGTGCGACAAGGCCGGGCGCTGGGCGTGGCCCAGGCGTTCCATGTAGACCGCGCATTCGCGCTCCAGGGCGCTCACGCCGTCCCAATCGCCCATCTCGGCCGCCACGACCATTTCTGCGGACAGGGTGGCGATCGCCTCATAGCTGGCGAACAGGCTGTCGTTGCTGGCGACCGCGTGGGTCGGGCGGGCGGCGGTGGTAACGGTCCAGGACATGCTGTGCTCCCCACTCAGATTTGTTGTTTGGAGCAAGACAGTGCAATAGGTATGCCCGGTCCGGGCAGCCCCCGTCCTTGCCGGACCGAAGTTGGCCAAAAGCCTTATCCAGCCTGGGTTGACAGGCGGGCTGGGGACTTCCCTACCCCCTTGCCGACACCCACGCTGGGCTGGGTTTTGCGCAAAGTTGTTACGTTTCTGGAACGTAACGCGTAACGGCCCCGTAACGCGTTTTCAGCCCACGCCCTCGGCCCGCCGGGAATCGTCTTGCGTACCCAATGAGGCTTCCTAGAATTTGACAGTGGCGCGCCGCAGACGGATTGCGGGGCCGCTTTCGTCCGCTTGTCTTCGATACGGCCGGCTGTCTGCCCGCCCGTTTCCGACCCTCCATCCGGGCCAAGCCCTGACAACGTCCGCCCCGGCTGATTGCCGTGGTCGTGCGCGCATTCGTCAACTACGTCGGATGGAGGAAACCATGTCCTATCACCTGGAAGGCAGGCTGCTCGAAGTCTGCAACTGCCGCGTCCTGTGCCCGTGCTGGATCGGCGAAGACCCCGATTTCGGCACCTGCGACACCATCGTCGCGTGGCACATGGACCGCGGCACGATCGACGGCGTCGACGTGTCCGGTTGCACCATTGCAGCCGTCGCGCACGTCCCGGGCAACATCCTGGAAGGCAACTGGACAGCGGCGATCTTCCTTAACGACAGCGCGACCGATGCGCAGGAGAAAGCGCTGCTCAAGGTCTACACCGGCCAGGCCGGCGGGCCGATCGCCGAACTGGCCAAGCTGATCGGCAAGGTCGTCTCGGTCGAGCGCGCAGCGATCACATTCGACATCGTCGGGGCCAAGGGCACGCTCAAGATCGGCACTGATTACTACGCCGAACTCGAACCGTACGTGGGCCCGACCGGCCAGCAGACCACGCTGTCGGACACCGTGTTCTCGACCGTGCCGGGTGCGCCGGTGTTCGTGGGCAAGGCGCCGGTCTACCGCTCGAAGAACGCGGATATCGGCATCAACGTCGACATCAAGAACCACAACGCGCTGCAGAGCACGTTCCTGTTCGACGCTTGAACGGTGGCGATCGTGCGCGTTGCCGCATCGCGCCACCAACGCGTCTTCCTGCCGGTACTGGCCGGCTTGGTGACGCTTGCCTGGCTCACGCTGTGGCTGTGGGCGCGCAGCCCGTATGGCCGCTATCTGGATCATGGCGACTGGACGGCCTCTGGCCCGGCGGCGTGGCTGTGCC contains these protein-coding regions:
- a CDS encoding DUF1326 domain-containing protein, with the protein product MSYHLEGRLLEVCNCRVLCPCWIGEDPDFGTCDTIVAWHMDRGTIDGVDVSGCTIAAVAHVPGNILEGNWTAAIFLNDSATDAQEKALLKVYTGQAGGPIAELAKLIGKVVSVERAAITFDIVGAKGTLKIGTDYYAELEPYVGPTGQQTTLSDTVFSTVPGAPVFVGKAPVYRSKNADIGINVDIKNHNALQSTFLFDA
- a CDS encoding flagellar protein FliT → MSWTVTTAARPTHAVASNDSLFASYEAIATLSAEMVVAAEMGDWDGVSALERECAVYMERLGHAQRPALSHEELQRKRDLMMRILANDARVRALVCPRQDELMRLVSGERRSIGARQAYATVSYY